Proteins encoded by one window of Clostridium bornimense:
- the aroE gene encoding shikimate dehydrogenase, translated as MMMKEKNLFGLIGKKLGHSLSPEIHEKIFEGLNIKGNYSLYELDEKSVSKGIESFKLLGYKGVNVTIPYKEEVIKTLDYISEDAKNIGAVNTIAFKNGRVEGYNTDYYGFGMLLEYNNIIVEEKKIVVLGNGGASKAVIQYLKDKKARDIYLVSRRCRESEEVDGVHIINYEMLENLNDGDVIVNCTPVGMYPNVEGTPVKESIIKEFGSAVDLIYNPMETEFLALGKKNGLNIANGLLMLVGQAVKAEEIWNDISIDKDTIMKVYEFLLNNFK; from the coding sequence ATGATGATGAAAGAAAAAAATTTATTTGGATTAATAGGAAAGAAACTGGGACATAGTTTATCACCAGAAATTCATGAAAAAATTTTTGAAGGATTGAATATAAAGGGTAATTATTCTTTATACGAACTAGATGAAAAGTCTGTTAGTAAAGGCATAGAAAGTTTTAAACTTTTAGGATATAAAGGTGTTAATGTCACTATTCCATATAAAGAAGAGGTTATAAAAACTTTAGATTACATATCAGAAGATGCTAAAAACATAGGAGCTGTAAATACAATAGCATTTAAAAATGGAAGAGTTGAAGGATATAATACAGATTATTATGGTTTTGGTATGTTGCTTGAATATAATAATATTATTGTTGAGGAGAAAAAAATTGTAGTATTAGGAAATGGTGGAGCATCTAAGGCTGTAATTCAATATTTAAAAGATAAAAAAGCTAGAGATATATACTTAGTATCTAGGAGATGTAGAGAAAGTGAAGAAGTTGATGGAGTGCATATTATAAATTATGAAATGTTAGAGAATTTAAATGATGGAGATGTGATAGTAAATTGTACTCCAGTAGGAATGTATCCCAATGTTGAAGGGACACCAGTAAAAGAAAGTATTATAAAAGAATTTGGCTCTGCTGTAGATTTAATATATAACCCTATGGAGACAGAATTTTTAGCCTTAGGTAAAAAAAATGGACTTAATATAGCTAATGGATTATTGATGCTTGTTGGTCAGGCTGTAAAGGCTGAAGAAATATGGAATGATATATCTATAGATAAAGATACAATAATGAAAGTATATGAGTTTTTGCTAAATAATTTTAAATAA
- a CDS encoding HAMP domain-containing sensor histidine kinase → MKIKAKFTISLSIVFIVLLVAINFITREVLMSNMESTVYSSLKEVMSSTREYVKYRLIIDELQSNEEGLKKEADNIISYITVNYNCDSQVRNMNGDVFADSGNKGFEKIIEKGIKNSKGKKAIVNINYGKGKMKGILTYPIYIDSSYLGIVVINKDYTYIYNEYRNTIRFTTIIETIVFLIVFIILFFIIRKITKPISKLTDVVNKVGNGDYNASVEVKSNDEVGILSKSFMEMKNKIQHQIEDIKLQKSKVEKLEKSRVEFFNNVTHELKTPLTAISGYAEMIKDDVVDDEEFKKRAVERIYSESERLHKLVLDLIDVSKGISYIEEEWVQLEMKGILDQICDDMNMKAKKYSLRIDKDIKEGYILGQNSRIREVLINIIDNAIKYSHINENIIVKGYIEKDMYVIDVINKGDSIPDRVYDNIFEPFVKSKDSIEEKEKSRGLGLYICSEIIREHDGSINIENGEVIKVSIKIPSVVNKLETSNLNLEKI, encoded by the coding sequence ATGAAAATAAAAGCTAAATTTACAATTTCATTATCAATAGTATTTATAGTGTTGTTAGTAGCTATTAATTTTATAACTAGAGAAGTTTTAATGTCTAATATGGAAAGTACCGTATATAGTTCATTAAAAGAAGTTATGAGTAGTACAAGAGAGTATGTAAAGTATAGGTTAATAATAGATGAATTACAGTCAAATGAAGAAGGTTTAAAGAAGGAAGCAGATAATATAATAAGTTATATAACTGTAAATTATAATTGTGATAGCCAAGTAAGAAATATGAATGGTGACGTATTTGCTGATAGCGGAAATAAGGGATTTGAAAAAATTATTGAAAAGGGAATTAAAAATTCAAAAGGAAAAAAGGCTATAGTAAATATTAATTATGGAAAAGGTAAGATGAAGGGTATATTAACCTATCCTATCTATATTGATAGTAGTTATTTAGGGATAGTGGTAATTAATAAAGATTATACTTATATATACAATGAATATAGAAATACAATAAGATTTACTACTATTATAGAAACAATTGTATTCTTAATAGTTTTTATTATATTGTTCTTTATTATAAGAAAAATCACTAAGCCAATAAGTAAATTGACAGATGTAGTAAATAAGGTTGGCAATGGAGATTATAATGCATCGGTAGAAGTAAAAAGTAATGATGAAGTAGGAATTTTATCAAAATCTTTTATGGAAATGAAGAATAAGATACAACATCAAATAGAAGATATAAAGTTACAAAAAAGCAAGGTGGAAAAGTTAGAAAAAAGTAGAGTAGAGTTTTTTAATAATGTTACTCATGAACTAAAAACGCCGCTAACAGCAATATCAGGTTATGCAGAAATGATTAAAGATGATGTTGTTGATGATGAGGAGTTTAAAAAGAGGGCAGTAGAGAGAATATATTCAGAAAGTGAAAGATTACACAAACTAGTTTTAGATCTTATAGATGTATCTAAAGGAATTTCTTATATAGAAGAAGAATGGGTTCAGTTAGAAATGAAAGGAATACTAGATCAAATTTGTGATGATATGAATATGAAGGCAAAGAAGTATTCTTTAAGAATAGATAAAGATATAAAAGAAGGATATATATTGGGTCAAAATAGCAGAATTAGAGAAGTGCTAATAAATATCATTGATAATGCTATAAAGTATTCACATATAAATGAAAACATTATAGTTAAGGGATATATAGAGAAAGATATGTATGTCATTGATGTTATAAATAAGGGGGATTCTATACCAGATAGAGTTTATGATAATATTTTTGAACCATTTGTAAAATCAAAAGATTCTATAGAAGAAAAAGAGAAAAGTAGAGGGTTAGGGTTATATATTTGTAGTGAAATCATTAGAGAACATGATGGAAGTATAAATATAGAAAATGGAGAAGTAATAAAAGTTTCGATAAAAATACCTAGTGTTGTTAACAAGTTGGAAACAAGTAACTTAAACTTGGAAAAGATATAG
- a CDS encoding Ig-like domain-containing protein — MVERKCVIKGISLVLSIFAVINFMACKTKDKENILLKDVKEQAKVEEQEIRTAIDNGNKYLEEEDYEKAKKWYDKAISISKNSIDTYIKIKDKYLEKGRKDDAYRIVRLAIDNNVDVENMKKELKKIEDTFDTIVINKSIYVGENYQLPSETILNIDGSDVNGKITWDNNKVRTNKSGTFRYTGNIPQYGRSVQLVLSIKESSKKIDTEENKNDINSKSDSDVEEKKTMITVEEAEALVRNEFEEGKYSCGNTGEIFSDEKGKYYLFQVIDIELRCQGYTGTNWVKVYEDGTVVSG; from the coding sequence ATGGTTGAAAGGAAATGTGTAATTAAAGGAATTAGTTTAGTATTAAGTATTTTTGCTGTTATTAATTTTATGGCCTGCAAAACCAAAGATAAAGAAAATATTTTGCTTAAAGATGTTAAAGAGCAAGCTAAAGTAGAAGAACAAGAGATAAGGACTGCAATAGATAATGGAAATAAATATTTAGAAGAAGAGGATTATGAGAAAGCAAAAAAGTGGTATGATAAGGCCATATCTATAAGTAAAAATAGTATAGATACTTATATAAAAATAAAGGATAAGTATCTAGAGAAAGGTAGAAAAGATGATGCTTATAGGATCGTAAGATTAGCTATAGACAATAATGTAGATGTAGAAAATATGAAAAAAGAATTAAAAAAGATAGAAGATACTTTTGATACTATAGTTATAAATAAAAGTATATATGTCGGTGAAAATTATCAATTACCAAGTGAAACAATATTGAATATTGATGGTAGCGATGTTAATGGAAAAATAACTTGGGATAATAATAAAGTAAGAACTAATAAATCAGGTACATTTAGATATACAGGTAATATACCTCAATATGGAAGAAGTGTACAACTAGTACTTAGTATAAAAGAAAGTAGCAAAAAAATAGATACAGAAGAAAATAAAAATGATATAAACAGTAAATCGGATTCAGATGTAGAAGAGAAGAAAACAATGATAACTGTAGAAGAAGCAGAAGCACTTGTAAGAAATGAATTTGAAGAAGGAAAATATAGTTGTGGGAATACTGGAGAAATTTTTAGTGATGAAAAAGGAAAATATTATTTATTTCAAGTTATAGATATAGAACTGAGATGTCAAGGATATACGGGTACCAATTGGGTAAAGGTTTATGAAGATGGAACAGTTGTTTCAGGTTAA
- the leuA gene encoding 2-isopropylmalate synthase, protein MSYDFKKYRKYPVVNLPNRKWPNNVIEKAPIWCSVDLRDGNQSLPSPMNVEEKKEMFKLLVDMGFKEIEIGFPSASETEYKFLRALVEDNLIPDDVTIQVLTQAREHLIKKTFESLVGVKKAIVHLYNSTSTLQREVVFKKSKEEIIDIAVSGAKLLNEYKNKYPETDFTFEYSPESFTGTELDYALEICEAVIDVWKPTKDKKVIINLPSTVEMATPNVYADQIEWFSTHVSNRENIILSLHTHNDRGTCTASSELGLLAGADRLEGTLFGNGERTGNLDIVTTAMNLYSQGIEPKLDFHDINKLIEVYERCTKLTVHDRHPYAGKLVYAAFSGSHQDAIRKGFIAMKEKNSSIWEVPYLPIDPHDLGREYEEIIRINSQSGKGGAAYIMENDFGFMLPKAMHPEFGAFVQEKSDELGVELTANEIFDIFKEHYLDINKPYTLKGYEIQSTDDVEGGKNIVSIKAKVAVNGEEKEIIGKGNGPLNAFYNGLISDEDVDCKFKNYFEHALEGGSCSRAVCYIQIESKGKEWFGVGISENIATASLNALVSAMNRCGNIRK, encoded by the coding sequence ATGTCTTATGATTTTAAAAAGTATAGAAAGTATCCAGTGGTAAATTTACCTAATCGTAAATGGCCAAACAATGTAATAGAGAAAGCACCAATTTGGTGTAGTGTTGACTTAAGAGATGGAAATCAATCATTACCATCACCTATGAATGTGGAAGAGAAAAAGGAAATGTTTAAGCTATTAGTTGATATGGGGTTCAAGGAAATAGAAATAGGCTTTCCATCAGCATCGGAGACAGAATATAAATTCTTAAGAGCTTTAGTAGAAGATAACCTTATACCAGATGATGTTACAATACAGGTATTAACACAAGCTAGAGAGCATCTTATAAAAAAGACTTTTGAAAGTTTAGTTGGGGTAAAAAAAGCTATAGTGCATCTTTATAATTCTACATCTACATTGCAAAGAGAAGTTGTATTTAAAAAGTCTAAAGAAGAAATTATTGATATAGCTGTTAGTGGTGCTAAATTATTGAATGAATATAAAAATAAATATCCAGAAACAGATTTTACTTTTGAATATTCACCAGAAAGTTTTACCGGTACAGAGTTAGATTATGCTTTGGAAATTTGTGAAGCAGTTATTGATGTTTGGAAACCTACAAAAGATAAAAAGGTTATAATAAACTTACCATCGACAGTAGAAATGGCAACACCAAATGTATATGCAGACCAAATAGAGTGGTTCTCTACTCATGTATCAAATAGAGAAAATATTATATTAAGTCTTCATACTCATAATGATAGAGGAACTTGTACAGCATCAAGTGAACTTGGACTTCTAGCAGGGGCAGATAGATTAGAAGGAACTTTGTTTGGTAATGGTGAGAGAACAGGTAACCTTGATATAGTTACAACAGCAATGAATTTATATTCTCAAGGTATTGAGCCTAAATTAGACTTTCATGATATTAATAAGCTAATAGAAGTCTATGAAAGATGTACTAAGCTTACTGTTCATGATAGACATCCATATGCGGGAAAGTTAGTATATGCAGCATTTTCAGGATCACATCAAGACGCCATAAGAAAAGGGTTTATAGCCATGAAAGAGAAAAATTCTTCTATATGGGAAGTGCCATATCTTCCTATTGATCCTCATGATTTAGGACGTGAATATGAAGAAATAATAAGAATAAATAGCCAATCAGGAAAAGGTGGAGCAGCATATATAATGGAAAATGACTTTGGATTTATGTTGCCTAAGGCAATGCATCCTGAATTTGGAGCCTTTGTGCAAGAAAAATCTGATGAGTTAGGAGTAGAATTAACTGCTAATGAAATCTTTGATATATTTAAAGAGCATTATTTAGATATCAATAAACCATATACACTTAAAGGATATGAGATACAATCAACTGATGATGTAGAAGGAGGCAAAAATATAGTCTCTATTAAAGCTAAGGTTGCAGTTAATGGTGAAGAAAAAGAAATCATAGGAAAAGGAAATGGACCTCTAAATGCATTTTATAATGGATTAATATCTGATGAAGATGTAGATTGTAAGTTTAAGAATTACTTTGAACATGCACTTGAGGGAGGTTCATGTTCTAGAGCTGTTTGTTATATACAAATAGAAAGTAAAGGAAAAGAATGGTTTGGTGTAGGAATATCAGAAAATATAGCTACAGCATCTCTAAATGCTTTAGTAAGTGCTATGAATAGATGCGGTAATATAAGAAAATAG
- a CDS encoding Ig-like domain-containing protein, with protein MRGIFFKRGRYVVTIFAILVVAFSLFGCSKGDKESILVKDVKNQSKVEKQEIKTAIDNGNKYLEEENYDKAKMWYERAISINRSKRDTYKKIEDKYWEKDRKDDAYRIIRLAIDNGVDVENMKKELKKIEDTFETIVINESIYVGEDYELPSESTLNIDGKDVDGKITWNNSKVTTNKSGIFIYKGSIPLYGRKVVMNLEIKNKELVNNNGKNDLGNESSKNEKKLCFIKEVNEENGKKYAIVDEVQYFSEEIEKDQGALLDKYTGECLSYLGCDGDKNRYWIKNSFTAVERYNISDDCEYLYMGNSLTPDGTIYQEKNMNFQEMQDYIDRYYKFYNNEDDYGQLWWVYIENNKIVKFNRTALSGLSY; from the coding sequence ATGAGAGGTATATTTTTCAAGAGAGGAAGGTATGTAGTTACTATTTTTGCAATACTAGTAGTTGCTTTTAGTTTATTTGGCTGTAGTAAAGGTGACAAAGAGAGTATCTTAGTTAAAGATGTTAAAAATCAAAGCAAAGTAGAGAAACAAGAAATAAAAACTGCAATAGATAATGGAAATAAATATTTGGAAGAAGAAAATTATGATAAAGCAAAAATGTGGTATGAGAGGGCAATATCTATAAATAGGAGTAAGAGAGATACTTATAAAAAGATAGAAGATAAGTATTGGGAGAAAGATAGAAAAGATGACGCCTATAGAATTATTAGGTTAGCTATAGATAATGGTGTAGATGTAGAAAATATGAAAAAAGAATTGAAAAAGATTGAAGATACTTTTGAAACTATAGTTATAAATGAAAGTATATATGTTGGTGAAGATTATGAGTTACCAAGTGAATCAACATTAAATATTGATGGCAAAGATGTTGATGGAAAAATAACTTGGAATAATAGTAAGGTGACTACTAATAAGTCTGGAATATTTATTTATAAAGGTAGTATTCCGCTATATGGTAGAAAGGTAGTAATGAATCTTGAAATTAAGAATAAGGAGTTAGTAAATAATAATGGAAAGAACGATTTAGGTAATGAAAGTAGTAAGAATGAGAAAAAGCTATGTTTTATTAAAGAAGTTAATGAAGAGAATGGAAAAAAATATGCGATAGTAGATGAAGTACAATATTTTAGTGAAGAGATTGAAAAGGATCAAGGGGCATTATTAGATAAGTATACAGGTGAATGTTTAAGTTATTTAGGATGCGATGGCGATAAAAATAGATATTGGATTAAAAATTCTTTTACTGCAGTGGAAAGATATAATATAAGTGATGATTGTGAATATTTGTATATGGGTAATTCATTAACTCCAGATGGAACTATTTATCAAGAGAAAAATATGAATTTTCAAGAAATGCAAGATTATATAGATAGATACTATAAGTTCTATAATAATGAAGATGATTATGGACAGCTATGGTGGGTATATATAGAAAATAATAAAATAGTAAAGTTTAATAGAACAGCTTTATCAGGTTTAAGTTATTAG
- a CDS encoding methionyl aminopeptidase has protein sequence MKMNRNDHCWCGSGLKYKKCHMNFDEKYEKLREEGYEMPSRDIIKTPAQIEGIKKSAEITKGALDLVAEKIHEGMSTEEINTIVHNYTIEKGGIPAPLNYQGFPKSICTSINEEVCHGIPDKDIILRSGDIINVDVSTILDGYFSDSSRMFMIGDVSEEAKKLVEVTKECLYKGIEAVKPWGFLDDIGAAIQEHAEANGYSVVRDFGGHGIGLEFHEEPFVYHFGNKGEGMILVPGMVFTIEPMINAGGYSLFVDADNDWTAITDDGSLSAQWEHQILVTEDGVEIISK, from the coding sequence ATGAAAATGAATAGAAATGATCATTGTTGGTGTGGTAGCGGATTAAAATATAAGAAGTGCCATATGAATTTTGATGAGAAGTATGAAAAACTAAGAGAAGAAGGATATGAAATGCCTTCAAGAGATATAATAAAGACTCCAGCACAAATTGAAGGAATCAAGAAAAGTGCAGAAATAACAAAAGGTGCATTAGATCTTGTTGCTGAGAAGATACATGAAGGTATGAGTACGGAAGAAATAAATACTATTGTCCATAACTATACTATTGAGAAAGGTGGTATTCCAGCACCGTTAAATTATCAAGGATTTCCTAAGAGTATTTGTACTTCAATAAACGAAGAAGTATGTCATGGTATACCAGATAAAGATATTATTCTTAGAAGTGGAGATATAATAAACGTAGATGTATCTACAATTTTAGATGGATATTTTTCAGACTCATCAAGAATGTTTATGATCGGAGATGTTTCAGAAGAGGCTAAAAAATTAGTAGAAGTAACAAAGGAATGTTTATATAAAGGGATAGAAGCAGTGAAGCCATGGGGATTTTTAGATGATATAGGTGCTGCTATACAAGAGCATGCAGAAGCTAATGGATACTCTGTAGTCAGAGATTTTGGCGGTCATGGTATTGGACTTGAGTTTCATGAAGAGCCTTTTGTATATCATTTTGGTAATAAGGGTGAAGGTATGATTTTAGTACCAGGTATGGTATTTACTATAGAACCTATGATTAATGCTGGTGGATATTCTTTATTTGTAGATGCTGATAATGATTGGACAGCAATTACTGATGATGGAAGCCTATCAGCACAATGGGAGCATCAAATATTAGTTACTGAAGATGGAGTAGAAATAATATCAAAATAG
- a CDS encoding tetratricopeptide repeat protein, with the protein MLKKIFTVIISIIMLMNFMACTSKDKESILLKDVKSQSKVEEQEIRTAIDNGNKYLEEGNYDKAKKWYEKAISISKGNVDTYKKIKDKYLEKGRKDDAYRIVRLAIDNGVDVEDMKKELKSIEDTFDVIVMNKEIYVGENYKLPNETSLDVNGSKVTGKIKWNNDKIKNNSAGVFIYGGNIAQYGRKVILNLEVKDKNNNVIVENKKVDKNNEVENKDESNPVQSDIYVDEKSYFTGTKICYVTKFEGKEYNRVLALKEVEFYEDEEAVKQASIDKNDALERKSGKYYIRDVGKEEEEYYVSEKCEWTVDKELITKSQHVSMPYTTQFIVYAGSYNILRVFEEISKADEWNVPGVSSKGMFAKVYIENGVVVKVEMQDLY; encoded by the coding sequence ATGTTAAAGAAAATTTTTACGGTGATTATTAGTATAATTATGTTAATGAACTTTATGGCTTGTACAAGTAAAGATAAAGAAAGTATTTTACTTAAAGATGTTAAAAGTCAAAGTAAAGTGGAAGAACAAGAAATAAGAACTGCAATAGATAATGGAAATAAATATTTAGAAGAAGGAAATTATGATAAGGCAAAAAAGTGGTATGAGAAAGCAATATCTATAAGTAAAGGAAATGTAGATACTTATAAGAAAATAAAAGATAAGTATTTAGAAAAAGGTAGGAAGGATGATGCTTATAGAATTGTTAGGTTAGCTATAGATAATGGTGTAGATGTAGAAGATATGAAAAAAGAGTTAAAAAGTATTGAAGATACCTTTGATGTTATAGTAATGAATAAAGAAATATATGTTGGTGAAAATTATAAGTTACCTAATGAGACATCATTAGATGTTAATGGTAGTAAGGTTACAGGAAAAATAAAGTGGAATAATGATAAGATAAAAAATAATTCAGCAGGTGTATTTATTTATGGAGGCAATATAGCTCAATATGGGAGAAAAGTAATATTAAATCTTGAAGTTAAAGATAAAAATAATAATGTAATAGTAGAAAATAAAAAGGTTGATAAAAATAATGAAGTTGAGAATAAAGATGAAAGTAATCCTGTACAAAGTGATATATATGTAGATGAAAAAAGTTATTTTACAGGTACAAAGATATGTTATGTTACTAAATTTGAAGGTAAGGAGTATAATAGAGTTTTAGCGTTAAAGGAAGTAGAGTTCTATGAAGATGAAGAGGCTGTTAAACAGGCAAGTATAGATAAGAATGATGCCTTAGAGAGAAAGAGTGGAAAGTATTACATAAGAGATGTAGGAAAAGAAGAAGAAGAGTATTATGTATCCGAGAAATGTGAATGGACGGTGGATAAAGAACTTATCACTAAAAGTCAACATGTTAGTATGCCATATACTACACAATTTATAGTGTATGCTGGATCCTACAATATATTGAGGGTATTTGAAGAAATTTCAAAAGCTGATGAATGGAATGTACCAGGAGTTTCATCAAAAGGAATGTTTGCAAAGGTATATATAGAAAATGGAGTGGTAGTGAAGGTAGAAATGCAAGATCTTTATTAA
- a CDS encoding response regulator transcription factor, translating to MKFKILVVEDEESINDILSAALKADGYIVRSAFNGAEARSLLDTFKPNLALLDINLPDESGFEICKYINGNNCIPVIMLTARNDIVDKVLGLELGADDYITKPFHIKEVLTRVKVALRRVDKYKDAIENAYIKINDEVKINLESRSIIKNDEEVKLKPKEYDLLEFLVKNKNKVFSREQLLDKVWGYDYDGELRTVDVHVRRLRSKLDSEGKLSIIETVFGIGYVMR from the coding sequence ATGAAATTCAAAATATTAGTTGTAGAAGATGAAGAATCTATAAATGATATATTATCTGCGGCATTGAAAGCAGATGGATATATTGTTAGGAGTGCTTTTAATGGAGCAGAAGCGAGGAGTTTGTTAGATACATTTAAGCCAAATTTGGCTTTATTAGATATAAATCTGCCAGATGAGAGTGGATTTGAAATTTGTAAATATATAAACGGTAATAATTGCATACCTGTAATAATGCTGACAGCAAGAAATGATATAGTAGATAAAGTGTTAGGATTAGAGCTAGGAGCTGATGATTATATTACAAAACCATTTCATATAAAGGAAGTATTAACTAGAGTTAAAGTTGCTTTAAGAAGAGTGGATAAATATAAGGATGCTATTGAAAATGCTTATATTAAGATAAATGATGAAGTGAAAATTAATTTGGAAAGTAGAAGTATTATAAAAAATGATGAAGAGGTAAAATTGAAACCTAAAGAATATGATTTGTTAGAATTTTTAGTTAAGAATAAAAATAAAGTTTTTTCAAGGGAGCAATTATTAGATAAGGTTTGGGGATATGATTATGATGGAGAGCTAAGAACAGTAGATGTTCATGTTAGGCGATTAAGGAGTAAGCTAGATAGTGAAGGAAAGTTATCTATCATAGAAACTGTTTTTGGTATAGGGTATGTGATGAGGTAA